Proteins found in one Synergistota bacterium genomic segment:
- a CDS encoding pilus assembly PilX N-terminal domain-containing protein — protein MRRGFAALSLALIIMAVFGIVGVGFYFLSNAQEVLSRSDLRGAQSFFTAEAGIGEAIAKYKSDNNGISLTNPVWYYGKDATSLSISWSPYISDHELASVGGVSMRVENVKICEESDKVYFYSEGVIFEGDKEASRFPVALCLKKTSGGISAELVGVGEVIIRKSDGSTVNILSKYGYRGGPALKKAFDLINADSSYDNSTVILGPGVYMVPLSEKEISFKGKSKTSYFKRVYCGVEIMERNITLRSALGWGPHWVKIEGIVPLKTKVKPSPYRTTILVNQDAGLTLEGVWLSPPIDRSEMEGSLWGWVKHLESSAVLVNGTNASLTMRNCIVKNRDLVRYEGSLLSGVLFLMPWEGSSELTMESCILDGGNYLDYESGWWPATSMGIHVVKLAGWFSQFNATVKDSAIINHNVGIWHVGFIGSGSFEAENCLFWNNDSDVIGTADLVNPVKEDPRFRSYYSLTVHESKAIEWFRHWDSYVPDENSPLDEKGIGLTSSYWEGTIPVPKGGEIALLLRSGDSYSVKYLHDVDSLFDEISNYYSANPDGSAIAVFGRGFWYLRRKHELTGIKHFQMLSAWGAIFTPLFVFSPIVWEEASSDDGILSFSESYEIKISGFYFGISGGKEGSEEKAFMSFRNSTSLDITDCVFKRIYGGMGKVLFLRFNGCSEVHVYNDVFDHKYRKIVADSAGKPSFSESFDLNGVWVSLEDSSVDVKNNLLWGESTDWEYNFSVDPSQEDNFYEDGDGRVIKSVFNTLSYRLIFSKNNPFIESGSDGGDIGLRIGLYPYVRAFKGVASKSMRLENEMEILSGSDLSELSGALKDGESLVLGQGEYSLGESLSLLNDGLGFLAMWGPYYTQISASSAILASGRGILLYGIGFNIASNLMGSAFLTLSGSDFVVKDIFVRLSGDFIYGYGVRIEALSGLLKNIYLNGGFLSAGEWKPKSDYGVYILGGDILLDHVNSVKHKEVGIKWSGEIYGCNSYSNTENYQPESGESTNISAHPENDDDSKYNWVCFPLDSRCYWWNNSSEERTGSYRGIDWANLPVEPE, from the coding sequence ATGAGGAGAGGGTTTGCTGCGCTGAGCTTAGCTCTGATTATAATGGCAGTTTTCGGTATAGTAGGAGTTGGGTTTTACTTTCTTTCAAATGCGCAGGAAGTTTTATCAAGATCTGACCTTAGAGGAGCTCAGAGCTTCTTTACTGCAGAGGCTGGTATAGGTGAAGCAATTGCTAAGTATAAGTCTGATAATAATGGGATTTCGCTAACCAATCCCGTATGGTACTATGGTAAAGATGCTACCTCCCTTTCCATTAGCTGGTCTCCTTATATATCAGATCATGAGTTGGCATCCGTTGGTGGGGTTTCAATGCGTGTTGAGAACGTTAAGATTTGCGAAGAATCAGATAAGGTTTATTTCTATTCAGAGGGGGTCATCTTCGAGGGGGATAAGGAGGCTTCTCGCTTTCCTGTTGCGCTCTGCTTAAAAAAGACAAGTGGGGGGATAAGCGCAGAGCTTGTGGGAGTTGGAGAGGTGATCATAAGAAAAAGCGATGGTTCTACGGTAAACATATTGAGCAAGTATGGCTATAGGGGAGGCCCCGCTTTGAAAAAGGCTTTTGATCTGATAAATGCTGATTCTTCCTACGATAATTCGACGGTTATATTGGGTCCTGGGGTCTATATGGTACCGTTGAGTGAAAAGGAGATTAGCTTTAAGGGGAAGAGTAAAACGTCTTATTTCAAGAGGGTTTATTGCGGTGTGGAGATTATGGAAAGAAATATAACCTTAAGAAGCGCTCTCGGGTGGGGTCCCCATTGGGTTAAAATCGAGGGAATAGTTCCATTGAAGACGAAAGTCAAACCCTCGCCTTATCGAACCACCATTTTGGTTAATCAGGACGCTGGTTTAACGTTAGAAGGAGTTTGGCTATCTCCTCCAATAGATAGATCCGAGATGGAGGGATCCCTTTGGGGATGGGTCAAGCACCTTGAGTCCTCAGCGGTACTCGTTAATGGCACAAATGCTTCATTGACAATGAGAAATTGTATCGTTAAGAATAGGGATCTCGTTAGATATGAAGGAAGCTTGCTATCAGGTGTACTTTTCCTGATGCCATGGGAAGGGAGCTCGGAGCTTACTATGGAGAGCTGTATTCTTGACGGAGGCAACTACCTCGATTACGAAAGCGGTTGGTGGCCTGCTACGAGTATGGGAATTCATGTGGTTAAGCTGGCTGGATGGTTTTCTCAATTTAACGCTACCGTTAAAGATAGCGCGATAATTAATCACAACGTTGGAATATGGCATGTCGGCTTTATAGGAAGCGGAAGCTTTGAGGCTGAAAACTGTCTTTTTTGGAATAACGATTCTGATGTGATCGGGACCGCTGATCTTGTGAATCCTGTTAAGGAAGATCCAAGGTTTAGGAGCTATTATAGCCTTACAGTTCATGAAAGTAAAGCAATAGAATGGTTTAGACACTGGGATTCTTATGTTCCCGATGAAAATTCACCTCTCGATGAAAAAGGCATAGGTTTAACCTCGTCCTATTGGGAAGGTACAATTCCGGTTCCTAAGGGAGGAGAAATAGCACTGCTTCTTAGGAGTGGAGACAGCTATAGCGTCAAATATCTTCACGATGTGGACTCTCTGTTTGATGAAATTTCCAACTACTATTCTGCTAATCCAGATGGATCAGCCATAGCTGTCTTTGGAAGAGGGTTCTGGTATCTTAGAAGGAAACATGAGCTTACTGGTATAAAGCATTTTCAAATGTTATCTGCATGGGGTGCTATATTTACACCTTTGTTTGTCTTTTCGCCAATAGTTTGGGAGGAGGCTTCATCGGATGATGGAATTTTGAGTTTCAGTGAATCATATGAGATAAAGATTAGCGGTTTTTACTTTGGCATAAGTGGTGGAAAGGAGGGAAGTGAAGAGAAAGCATTTATGAGCTTTAGGAATTCTACCTCCTTGGATATAACCGACTGCGTTTTTAAGAGAATCTATGGGGGGATGGGGAAAGTTCTCTTTCTGAGGTTTAACGGATGTTCGGAGGTTCACGTTTATAATGATGTGTTTGATCATAAGTATAGAAAGATAGTAGCTGATTCAGCGGGTAAACCGAGCTTTAGCGAGAGCTTTGACCTTAATGGCGTTTGGGTTAGCTTAGAGGATTCAAGCGTTGATGTTAAAAACAATTTATTGTGGGGGGAAAGCACTGATTGGGAGTACAACTTTTCCGTCGATCCATCTCAGGAAGATAATTTCTACGAGGATGGAGATGGTAGAGTCATAAAGTCGGTATTTAATACTTTATCTTACAGGCTAATTTTTTCGAAGAATAACCCATTTATCGAGAGTGGCTCGGACGGAGGAGATATAGGTCTAAGGATAGGGCTCTATCCATATGTCAGAGCTTTTAAAGGAGTCGCAAGTAAATCCATGAGGCTTGAGAATGAGATGGAAATCCTCTCTGGAAGTGACCTGTCTGAGCTTTCAGGAGCTTTAAAAGATGGGGAAAGCTTGGTGCTTGGTCAGGGAGAATACTCTCTTGGGGAGTCGCTTTCTTTGTTAAACGATGGTTTAGGTTTTCTCGCCATGTGGGGACCCTATTATACCCAAATAAGTGCATCCAGTGCGATTTTAGCTTCCGGTAGAGGGATCCTTCTTTATGGAATCGGCTTTAATATAGCGTCTAACCTTATGGGAAGTGCCTTTTTGACCTTGTCAGGGAGTGATTTTGTCGTCAAGGATATCTTTGTAAGGCTTAGCGGAGATTTTATATATGGCTATGGAGTCAGAATCGAGGCTTTGAGCGGATTGTTAAAAAACATATACCTTAACGGTGGTTTCCTTAGTGCGGGCGAGTGGAAACCGAAGAGCGATTACGGTGTCTACATTTTAGGAGGAGATATTTTGCTCGATCATGTTAATAGCGTTAAACATAAGGAAGTGGGAATAAAATGGTCTGGGGAGATATATGGTTGCAACTCGTATTCAAATACTGAGAATTATCAGCCTGAAAGTGGTGAATCCACGAATATCAGCGCTCATCCTGAAAATGATGATGACTCTAAGTATAACTGGGTATGCTTCCCACTGGATTCTCGTTGCTATTGGTGGAATAATAGCTCTGAGGAAAGGACGGGATCCTACAGAGGCATAGATTGGGCTAATCTTCCCGTTGAGCCTGAATAA
- a CDS encoding prepilin-type N-terminal cleavage/methylation domain-containing protein → MKKGLSLVELLITMVVITIGIFALYSAFYGALLSGERLSSRFVMLKLAQGKLDELIYGVSGADFPQPLPTQVVFSGSETNLARIPSYLSPGFHNNVYNGISYCCMVDLSTPSTGALLIKVRVWEHDRPKRFIELVGVRPE, encoded by the coding sequence TTGAAAAAGGGGCTAAGTTTGGTGGAGCTTTTGATAACAATGGTAGTGATAACAATAGGGATTTTTGCCCTCTACTCTGCTTTCTATGGAGCGCTTCTTTCGGGAGAACGACTCTCATCGCGTTTCGTTATGCTTAAGCTTGCTCAGGGGAAGCTTGATGAACTCATCTATGGCGTTAGTGGTGCTGATTTTCCACAACCACTTCCAACCCAAGTGGTTTTTTCTGGAAGCGAAACTAACTTGGCGAGAATACCTTCATATTTGTCTCCTGGGTTCCACAATAACGTTTATAACGGTATTTCCTATTGCTGTATGGTTGATCTTTCCACTCCTTCGACTGGTGCGCTTCTGATAAAGGTTAGAGTTTGGGAGCATGATCGCCCCAAAAGATTCATTGAGCTCGTGGGAGTGAGGCCCGAGTGA
- a CDS encoding prepilin peptidase has translation MVFFPIDLWRSDTWMAIFIFTLGSVVGSFLNVCIYRLPRGLSIVYPPSFCPSCGHALRWYDLIPILSYIFLRGKCRYCGSRISPRYPIVELITAFLFLISYFSFGLSFDFIFSCFFFSILEFIAFVDLETMEVMDLAIYLGSLIGLLFNLKNYGLSGVFFSIKGAIYGAGIIALIFYISNGGMGEGDIGIAALMGFWLGWKGAVLSIAIAFLGGGAVAGMLLILKLKKFGERVPFGPFLALGSGITFLKGSFLIELYWRLLS, from the coding sequence ATGGTTTTCTTTCCCATCGATTTATGGAGATCGGATACATGGATGGCTATTTTCATTTTCACACTGGGTTCTGTGGTAGGAAGCTTTTTAAATGTTTGTATATATAGATTGCCGCGGGGCTTATCCATCGTTTATCCTCCTTCCTTTTGCCCCTCGTGTGGTCATGCGCTTCGCTGGTACGATCTTATTCCAATTTTAAGCTATATTTTCCTTAGGGGGAAGTGTAGATACTGTGGCTCGCGAATTTCACCTCGCTATCCCATCGTAGAACTTATTACTGCTTTTCTGTTTTTAATATCATATTTTAGCTTTGGATTAAGCTTTGATTTCATATTTTCATGTTTCTTCTTTTCTATTCTTGAGTTTATCGCTTTTGTGGATCTTGAAACTATGGAGGTTATGGATTTAGCGATATACCTTGGTTCTTTGATTGGACTCTTATTTAACTTAAAAAATTATGGTTTAAGTGGGGTATTCTTTTCTATTAAGGGAGCGATATATGGGGCTGGAATCATCGCATTGATTTTTTACATTTCCAATGGGGGTATGGGCGAGGGAGATATAGGTATAGCGGCACTTATGGGATTCTGGCTTGGTTGGAAAGGAGCGGTTCTCTCGATCGCTATCGCTTTTCTTGGGGGAGGCGCAGTCGCTGGAATGCTCCTTATATTAAAGCTGAAGAAATTTGGAGAGAGAGTGCCCTTTGGCCCATTTTTGGCGCTCGGCAGTGGTATAACTTTTCTCAAGGGAAGCTTTTTGATAGAATTGTACTGGAGGCTTTTAAGTTGA
- a CDS encoding ABC transporter ATP-binding protein gives MNLLVKEGTVHALVGLNGAGKTTTFKILLGLMHPDKGKIKLLDKAPGNPTLKDRIGYLPENFNPPRNLTGRELLHYINIIHGKRRNTDEILKMVGLEKEGKKLIKAFSRGMIQRSGIAQAMIHDPDLLILDEPFSGLDPAGRIELKEIMLKLKKRGKTILFSTHILQDVIDIGDSASIIHKGKIILTASVSELREVLSEKDFLKMVISHEGNDNANVNNG, from the coding sequence GTGAACCTCCTTGTTAAAGAGGGCACAGTTCATGCCCTCGTTGGGTTAAACGGGGCGGGGAAAACAACGACGTTTAAGATACTATTAGGCCTCATGCATCCCGATAAAGGAAAGATAAAGCTTCTTGATAAAGCCCCTGGGAACCCTACTCTAAAGGATAGAATAGGATATCTGCCCGAAAATTTCAATCCCCCGAGAAATCTAACTGGTAGGGAATTGCTGCATTACATCAATATTATCCATGGAAAAAGAAGGAACACAGATGAAATTCTTAAAATGGTAGGCTTGGAAAAAGAGGGGAAAAAGTTAATAAAAGCTTTTTCCAGAGGGATGATCCAAAGATCAGGCATAGCTCAAGCCATGATCCATGACCCAGATCTTCTCATACTTGATGAGCCCTTTTCAGGCCTCGATCCAGCGGGAAGAATTGAACTCAAGGAAATCATGCTCAAACTCAAAAAAAGGGGGAAAACCATTCTTTTCAGCACTCACATACTCCAAGACGTAATCGACATTGGAGACAGCGCATCAATCATTCATAAGGGAAAAATCATTCTGACTGCATCGGTATCTGAACTCAGAGAAGTTCTTTCAGAAAAAGATTTTTTAAAGATGGTGATATCTCATGAAGGAAACGATAATGCTAACGTTAATAACGGTTAA
- a CDS encoding acetate kinase, whose translation MYILTLNCGSSSVKYMLYDWNRKFPLVRGIVERVTVGGSFCVHSPHGKDSVRVEHECPDHREAIKLIIDLLLHSEYGVVEDIRKINAVGHRVVHGGEEFARSVLIDDEAMRTFRRLSDLAPLHNPPNIMGIEAAKELLPEVPHVAVMDTAWHQTMPPSSYIYALPYEWYEKYGVRRYGFHGTSLLYVAKRAAVLLGKDPFETNIVSLHIGNGVSANAVKKGISFDTSMGFTPLEGLVMGTRAGDHDAAIDLYIMEKENLSPEEMNKLLNKKSGLLGITGKYIDRRDIISAMNSGDERAKLAFEIECYRLKKYIGAYSFALGEIDAIVFTAGVGEMSPEVRGGVLEGLEFWGIKYDPSKNALSRTRNAETFIHSDDSQVKIFVIPTDEELVFVEDVVAILEGRYDIHTKFKYSFENPNYVNPLRAEEFKKELEEKPELKSILAVPPGGISIVGI comes from the coding sequence ATGTACATTTTAACGCTAAATTGTGGAAGCTCGTCCGTTAAATACATGCTTTATGATTGGAATCGGAAGTTCCCCCTCGTAAGAGGTATAGTTGAGCGGGTTACCGTGGGGGGATCTTTCTGCGTTCACTCTCCGCACGGTAAAGATAGCGTGAGAGTGGAGCATGAGTGTCCGGATCACAGGGAAGCGATAAAGCTCATAATTGATCTTCTTCTTCATTCGGAGTATGGCGTTGTGGAAGATATTAGAAAGATTAATGCCGTAGGCCACAGAGTGGTTCATGGAGGTGAGGAATTTGCAAGATCAGTGCTCATAGACGATGAGGCGATGCGTACCTTTAGGAGGCTTTCTGATCTCGCTCCTCTTCACAATCCTCCAAATATAATGGGGATAGAGGCGGCTAAGGAGCTTCTTCCGGAAGTTCCTCATGTGGCAGTTATGGATACCGCCTGGCATCAAACGATGCCGCCGAGCTCTTATATTTATGCTCTTCCTTACGAGTGGTATGAGAAATATGGCGTTAGAAGATATGGTTTTCATGGTACATCCCTTCTTTATGTTGCCAAGAGGGCTGCTGTTCTTCTTGGGAAAGATCCTTTTGAGACAAATATAGTTTCACTTCACATAGGAAATGGTGTTAGCGCAAATGCGGTTAAAAAGGGGATTTCATTCGATACAAGCATGGGTTTTACCCCGCTTGAGGGACTCGTTATGGGGACAAGAGCTGGCGATCACGATGCTGCTATAGATCTTTACATAATGGAGAAGGAAAATTTATCTCCGGAGGAGATGAACAAGCTTCTTAACAAGAAGAGCGGGCTTTTAGGTATAACTGGCAAGTATATAGATAGAAGAGATATCATTTCTGCGATGAATTCTGGAGATGAGAGGGCTAAGCTGGCTTTCGAAATAGAATGTTATAGATTGAAAAAATATATAGGGGCTTACTCTTTCGCTCTCGGCGAGATTGATGCCATAGTCTTTACGGCGGGCGTCGGCGAGATGTCACCGGAGGTTAGGGGAGGGGTTCTCGAAGGATTAGAGTTCTGGGGAATAAAATATGATCCCTCTAAGAATGCCCTTTCGAGGACGAGAAACGCTGAGACTTTTATACATTCGGACGATTCTCAAGTTAAGATATTCGTTATCCCAACGGATGAAGAGCTCGTTTTCGTAGAGGACGTGGTTGCTATACTTGAGGGAAGGTATGATATTCACACGAAGTTTAAATACTCTTTTGAGAATCCCAATTATGTGAATCCTCTAAGGGCTGAGGAGTTCAAGAAAGAGCTTGAGGAAAAGCCAGAGCTTAAGAGCATTCTCGCTGTACCCCCAGGGGGGATATCTATAGTCGGGATTTGA
- a CDS encoding O-antigen ligase family protein, translating into MKRLIWIFLLVSLPLAYSRWTYYCDGIKYITLCAGVSLLAILYFFDLFRSPPEKISLWKEDLLLIVFFVWTLVSLTASDNVLMSLRMGAFFFTYYVIFYFWRYEVRESEREAFSILGKISTIVLFIVSLYAFMQYYGIYFIVRAKGGGPSSIFSTLGHRNFASDMEILLFPLAFYPFLKEKSHSKLIFYSITLLISWVSLYMMQSRGALTGLLVASCLTLLLLRRGKVGLFLLKRKRRVGLLLLFMLLLTVIYSFPNPISTARFYGLAHLSRTVKLFENPYSATSGRVLIWRATLNIIGTHPLRGVGLGRFGYNYLLYQAGVLKADEYPLNAKRAHNEYLQIWAEMGTPAFLFFLLFLMNLYRRIWNLIGKPFGVNKLKIIALSCGITGGLIHALFSFPFHLPANGFYLILMMAHVFGLSDPLEPKFSTFSVRKSIIRAFSLLVIFISAFSFSYSLRSFASQYLCAKITIETLKLRGGKAKAEKLLNEALLAYRLDPLEPRAIFFVARFYSYLGDFKKAMLYWRSFLDVETDWNAIYNLANLYLRAGRMREAERVYRYLIKLKPDFARAWHNLGVLLREKRKFKEAEVALLKAISLRKNYAKAYLNLGKLYIQTGEREKGIWYIRKAVGLNPDLLKLDDVKKMLGDP; encoded by the coding sequence ATGAAAAGGTTGATATGGATCTTTCTACTCGTTTCGCTTCCTTTAGCTTACTCCAGATGGACATATTATTGCGATGGTATCAAATATATAACGCTGTGCGCTGGCGTTTCGCTACTCGCTATCCTTTATTTTTTCGATCTTTTTAGATCCCCTCCTGAAAAGATTTCCCTCTGGAAGGAAGACCTTCTTTTAATTGTTTTTTTTGTCTGGACGCTGGTTTCTCTGACTGCTTCTGACAACGTTCTCATGAGTCTCAGAATGGGAGCGTTTTTCTTTACCTATTATGTAATTTTTTACTTCTGGAGATACGAGGTTAGAGAATCGGAGCGCGAGGCTTTTTCTATTCTGGGTAAGATCTCAACGATCGTGCTCTTTATTGTTTCCCTATATGCTTTTATGCAATACTACGGAATATATTTCATCGTACGTGCAAAAGGGGGAGGGCCATCCTCTATATTCTCAACGCTTGGCCATAGAAACTTCGCATCTGACATGGAGATACTCCTCTTCCCTCTGGCGTTTTATCCTTTCTTGAAAGAGAAATCCCATAGTAAGCTCATCTTTTACTCGATAACGCTTCTGATTTCTTGGGTTAGCCTCTATATGATGCAAAGTCGTGGCGCTTTAACTGGGCTATTAGTTGCTTCCTGTTTGACCCTTCTTCTACTGCGGAGGGGAAAGGTGGGGCTCTTTCTGCTTAAGAGAAAAAGAAGAGTAGGTCTCCTTCTCCTTTTTATGCTTCTTTTAACGGTGATATATTCCTTTCCCAATCCAATAAGCACTGCGAGGTTTTACGGCTTGGCTCATCTCTCGAGAACGGTCAAGCTATTCGAGAATCCGTATAGCGCTACCTCAGGAAGAGTTCTCATCTGGCGTGCGACTCTAAATATTATAGGAACTCATCCACTCAGAGGGGTGGGGCTTGGAAGATTTGGCTATAACTATCTGCTTTACCAGGCAGGGGTTTTAAAAGCGGATGAGTATCCTCTTAATGCTAAAAGGGCTCATAACGAGTATCTCCAGATATGGGCTGAGATGGGAACACCAGCCTTTCTTTTCTTTCTCCTTTTTCTTATGAACCTTTATAGACGAATATGGAATCTAATTGGAAAGCCCTTTGGTGTGAATAAGCTTAAGATCATTGCGCTATCCTGCGGAATTACTGGAGGATTGATACATGCTTTATTTAGCTTTCCCTTTCATCTACCAGCAAATGGCTTTTATCTCATTCTAATGATGGCTCACGTATTTGGTCTCTCCGATCCCTTAGAACCCAAGTTCAGTACTTTTTCGGTGAGAAAATCCATTATAAGGGCATTTTCTCTGCTGGTGATCTTTATCTCTGCGTTTTCTTTTTCATACTCATTAAGATCGTTCGCCTCTCAGTATTTGTGTGCCAAGATTACGATCGAAACGCTTAAATTAAGAGGAGGTAAGGCTAAGGCTGAGAAACTTTTGAACGAAGCTCTGCTTGCCTATAGATTGGATCCTCTTGAGCCGAGAGCGATATTTTTCGTAGCGAGGTTTTATTCGTACCTTGGAGATTTTAAGAAAGCTATGCTTTATTGGAGGAGTTTTCTCGATGTAGAAACCGACTGGAATGCTATCTATAATCTCGCTAATCTTTATCTCAGGGCGGGGAGGATGAGGGAAGCTGAAAGGGTTTACAGATATCTCATTAAGCTTAAACCCGATTTTGCCCGGGCTTGGCATAACCTTGGTGTGCTTCTTAGGGAGAAGCGAAAGTTTAAGGAGGCAGAGGTGGCCTTACTAAAGGCGATATCGCTTAGGAAAAATTACGCTAAGGCTTATCTTAACCTCGGTAAGCTTTATATCCAAACGGGTGAGAGGGAGAAGGGAATCTGGTATATTAGAAAGGCAGTTGGTTTGAATCCAGATCTACTTAAGCTTGATGATGTTAAAAAGATGCTTGGGGATCCCTAA
- the rlmN gene encoding 23S rRNA (adenine(2503)-C(2))-methyltransferase RlmN, whose protein sequence is MRDILNLSYPELIKILTEKGEESYRASQIFSWIYKKGTFEFNDMTDLSKKLREELKTQFKLQPLRVIERRVSKDGTIKYLLGLQDSLCIESVIIPHPNRTTYCISTQVGCPVGCLFCATGMAGFKRNLSCGEIVNQVLTLRMDSGKSPNRIVYMGMGEPFLNYEETIRSLQILTHPAGMSTSTRNITVSTVGIVPKIRAFAHIHGAYRLALSLHSARQRKREKLIPIAKKYRLSDIKRALIAFQKEKKKRITIEYVMLKGFNISREDALSLRNFAKGLKVFVNLIPFNPIPGSPFRKPSPGEISRFHQMLLELGINAEVRREKGSDIEAACGQLRRYLLENLTQKA, encoded by the coding sequence ATGAGAGATATACTCAACCTAAGTTACCCCGAGCTAATAAAGATATTAACCGAAAAGGGAGAAGAAAGCTACAGGGCATCTCAAATTTTCTCATGGATATATAAAAAGGGGACTTTTGAATTTAACGATATGACTGACCTGAGCAAAAAGCTCAGAGAGGAACTTAAGACGCAATTTAAACTTCAGCCCTTGAGAGTCATAGAGAGAAGAGTTTCAAAAGATGGAACAATAAAATATCTTCTTGGTCTACAAGACTCTCTATGCATCGAAAGCGTCATTATTCCCCATCCAAATAGAACAACCTACTGTATATCAACACAGGTGGGCTGTCCAGTAGGATGTCTTTTCTGCGCTACAGGTATGGCAGGTTTTAAGAGAAATCTTTCCTGTGGAGAGATCGTTAATCAGGTTCTTACATTGAGAATGGATTCAGGAAAATCCCCGAACAGGATAGTTTATATGGGTATGGGAGAACCATTTTTAAACTACGAAGAAACCATAAGAAGCCTACAGATTTTGACACATCCTGCTGGAATGAGCACGAGCACACGGAATATAACCGTTTCGACCGTGGGAATAGTTCCTAAAATCCGAGCTTTTGCTCACATTCATGGGGCATATAGATTAGCCCTTTCCCTTCACTCCGCTCGGCAAAGAAAAAGAGAGAAACTAATACCCATAGCTAAAAAATACAGGCTTTCAGATATAAAGCGAGCCCTAATCGCCTTTCAGAAAGAGAAGAAGAAAAGAATTACTATCGAATATGTAATGCTTAAGGGCTTTAACATCTCGAGGGAAGATGCTCTTTCCCTGCGGAATTTCGCTAAAGGTCTTAAGGTCTTTGTAAACCTTATACCCTTTAACCCTATTCCAGGATCTCCTTTCCGAAAACCTTCCCCTGGAGAGATATCCCGTTTCCATCAAATGCTCCTCGAGCTTGGAATAAACGCGGAGGTAAGAAGAGAAAAGGGAAGTGATATAGAAGCAGCATGCGGTCAGCTAAGAAGATATCTCCTTGAGAATCTCACGCAAAAGGCTTAA